ATTGCGAATTAATCGTGCAGCGACTGCACAATAAACTTTAGCTGAGATCACGTAGGAAATAAATAATCGATAATATCCTGAGTCTTCCTGTAATCAGGTATTATTATATCGGCGCCTGCGTTTATCAACCTATTTCTTTTCCACTGATTAATACCTGCTCTGCGCACTTCGTCGGAGGCAACTCCCACTGCCAATCCTCCTGCGCTTTTTACATTTTCTATCTCCACAAAACCATCGCCAAATCCCAACAACTCATCGCCTGATAGATGATGCTTTTCTATCATATGCTGAATAACTTTAGCCTTTGAAAATAATTTATACTGATCTTGTGCGCCATATATACCGTCAAAGAACACATCGATGCCCAGGCTTCTGGCTTCATCCAGTACATAGGGCTCATCAGTACCACTGGCCAAATAAAGTACAAGTCCTCTTTCCTTTAATGCAGTTAACAGCTCAAAAGTACCAGGAACCACCATATCTTCAGGGGCAATCTTCCCGGATTTAAGGCCTTCTATCCTGTGGCGAATCCTCTCCATCAAACGCCTGTTATATTCCCTTTTATACTCTAAGGGATCCAGGGGCACCCCACCCCTTTTCTTCACCTCTTCTGCCAATTGTATCGCCTGATAAATGGTCTGTTTGCCTGTAAGCAAATCTACAAAATCTGTAACACACTTTTCTATGCTTTCTTCATCTTCAGCCAGAGGTGTTTCCTTTAAAACCTCCACAAAATAAGGGATCATAACACCCTGCCATCCTTCTCTTATAAGGCTTAACGTGCCGTCAAAATCAAAAATCGCCGATTTAAACTTTCCTCTTTTAACGTCATCATGAATAACCTCAATCTTCCAGTAAGGGTCCGGTGGATATGCCACTATAATCCTCCTTTTTATCGTTGATATGTAAACTACAAAATATATATAAATAATTTAATTAATACCCTATTTATTATACACCTTTAATATAATCCTGTCAATAATAACGTTTAACGAAAGGTTAATAAATGGAAAAGTTTTTTAAAATGGTGTATAATGAATGTTGTTGTATACAATCTCAGAAAATACAAAACAGACTTACAGGAAGGGGTTAACAATGAATAAAGGTTTTATTTATCTAACAATTACACTAATATTTTTTAGCTCTTATGAAGTGGTAGGAAGAATGCTTACGAACCTCGTAAATC
This DNA window, taken from Caldanaerobius fijiensis DSM 17918, encodes the following:
- a CDS encoding HAD family hydrolase, encoding MAYPPDPYWKIEVIHDDVKRGKFKSAIFDFDGTLSLIREGWQGVMIPYFVEVLKETPLAEDEESIEKCVTDFVDLLTGKQTIYQAIQLAEEVKKRGGVPLDPLEYKREYNRRLMERIRHRIEGLKSGKIAPEDMVVPGTFELLTALKERGLVLYLASGTDEPYVLDEARSLGIDVFFDGIYGAQDQYKLFSKAKVIQHMIEKHHLSGDELLGFGDGFVEIENVKSAGGLAVGVASDEVRRAGINQWKRNRLINAGADIIIPDYRKTQDIIDYLFPT